A region from the Mycobacterium heidelbergense genome encodes:
- the mntR gene encoding manganese-binding transcriptional regulator MntR, producing the protein MRADDEPGGITAVGQDYLKVIWNAQEWSPDGGPAKVSTKMLASKIGVSASTASESIRKLAEQGLVDHEKYGAVTLTAAGRRAALEVVRRHRLLETFLVEELGYGWDEVHDEAEVLEHAVSDRLVARIDAKLGFPRRDPHGDPIPASDGQVPTPPARQLWACGDGETGTVARISDADPEMLRYFTDVGINLDSRLRVLTRREFAGMISVAIESADGAESTVDLGSPAARAIWVVA; encoded by the coding sequence GTGAGGGCTGACGACGAGCCTGGCGGTATCACCGCGGTCGGTCAGGACTACCTGAAGGTCATCTGGAATGCCCAGGAGTGGTCCCCGGACGGGGGGCCCGCGAAGGTGAGCACCAAGATGCTGGCCTCGAAGATCGGGGTGTCGGCCAGCACGGCGTCGGAGTCGATCCGCAAGCTGGCCGAGCAGGGCCTGGTCGATCACGAGAAGTATGGCGCGGTGACCCTGACCGCGGCCGGGCGGCGCGCGGCGCTCGAGGTGGTGCGCCGGCACCGGCTGCTGGAGACGTTTTTGGTTGAGGAGCTCGGCTACGGCTGGGACGAGGTTCACGACGAGGCCGAGGTGCTCGAGCACGCGGTGTCGGATCGGCTGGTGGCCCGCATCGACGCGAAGCTGGGGTTCCCGCGGCGCGACCCGCACGGCGACCCGATCCCGGCCTCCGACGGGCAGGTGCCCACGCCGCCGGCCCGCCAGCTGTGGGCGTGCGGCGACGGGGAAACCGGGACGGTGGCCCGCATCTCCGACGCCGATCCGGAGATGCTGCGCTATTTCACCGACGTCGGGATCAACCTCGATTCGCGGCTGCGGGTGCTGACCCGCCGGGAGTTCGCCGGCATGATCTCGGTGGCGATCGAGTCCGCCGACGGCGCCGAGAGCACCGTCGACCTGGGTAGTCCCGCGGCGCGGGCGATCTGGGTGGTGGCGTAG
- a CDS encoding acyl-CoA dehydrogenase family protein, giving the protein MFEWSDTDLMVRDAVRQFVDKEIRPHLDELETGALSPYPIVRKLFAQFGLDALAAESVAKMLDRERSGQNEKQGETGDFGGMGAQASMVAVLVSEIAAVSIGLLSTASVSLGLGAATIASRGTLAQKERWLPELMTLKKIAAWAITEPDSGSDAFGGMKTHVKRDGADYILNGQKTFITNGPDADVLVVYAKLADDGDPASDPRNRPVLVFVLDAGMPGLTQGKPFKKMGMMSSPTGELFFDNVRLTPDRLLGENERHADGDGRDSARANFAAERIGIAMMALGIINECHRLCVDYAKTRTLWGRNIGQFQLIQLKLAKMEIARMNVQNMVFATIERQRAGKPLTLAEASAIKLYSSEAATEVAMEAVQLFGGNGYMAEYRVEQLARDAKSLMIYAGSNEVQVTHIAKGLLG; this is encoded by the coding sequence ATGTTCGAATGGTCCGACACCGACCTGATGGTTCGGGACGCGGTTCGCCAGTTCGTCGACAAGGAGATCCGTCCGCACCTGGACGAACTGGAAACCGGTGCGCTGTCGCCCTATCCGATCGTCCGCAAGCTGTTCGCCCAGTTCGGTCTCGACGCGCTGGCCGCCGAGTCGGTCGCAAAGATGCTCGACCGCGAACGAAGTGGGCAGAACGAAAAGCAAGGAGAAACAGGCGATTTCGGAGGCATGGGCGCCCAGGCGTCGATGGTCGCGGTGCTGGTGTCCGAAATCGCCGCCGTCAGCATCGGGTTGCTGAGCACCGCGTCGGTCAGCCTCGGCCTGGGCGCGGCGACCATCGCGAGCCGCGGCACGCTGGCCCAGAAGGAGCGCTGGCTGCCCGAGCTGATGACGCTGAAAAAGATTGCGGCGTGGGCCATCACCGAACCGGACTCGGGCTCGGACGCGTTCGGCGGCATGAAGACCCACGTCAAGCGCGACGGTGCGGACTACATCCTCAACGGGCAGAAGACGTTCATCACCAACGGGCCCGACGCCGACGTGCTGGTGGTCTACGCCAAACTCGCCGACGACGGGGACCCCGCTTCGGACCCCCGCAACCGCCCGGTGCTGGTCTTCGTGCTGGACGCCGGCATGCCGGGCCTGACGCAGGGCAAGCCGTTCAAGAAGATGGGCATGATGTCCTCGCCGACGGGCGAACTGTTCTTCGACAACGTGCGGCTGACCCCCGACCGGCTGCTCGGCGAGAACGAACGGCACGCCGACGGCGACGGCCGCGACAGCGCCCGGGCCAATTTCGCGGCCGAGCGGATCGGGATCGCGATGATGGCGCTGGGCATCATCAACGAATGCCACCGGCTGTGCGTGGATTACGCGAAGACCCGCACGCTGTGGGGCCGCAACATCGGGCAGTTCCAGCTGATCCAGCTCAAGCTGGCCAAGATGGAAATCGCGCGAATGAACGTGCAGAACATGGTGTTTGCGACCATCGAACGTCAGCGGGCCGGTAAACCGCTGACGCTGGCCGAGGCCTCGGCGATCAAGCTGTACTCCTCGGAGGCGGCCACCGAGGTGGCGATGGAGGCCGTGCAGCTGTTCGGCGGCAACGGCTACATGGCCGAGTACCGGGTGGAGCAGCTGGCCCGCGACGCCAAGTCGCTGATGATCTACGCCGGCAGCAACGAGGTTCAGGTCACCCACATCGCCAAGGGCCTGCTGGGCTAG
- a CDS encoding lipid-transfer protein has product MSNKVYVVGVGMTKFEKPGRREGWDYPDMARESGTNALADAGIDYREVQQGYVGYVAGDSTSGQRALYELGMTGIPIVNVNNNCSTGSTALFLAAQAVRGGIVDCALALGFEKMQPGSLGGGFQDRESPMGKHVKAMAEIDEFAMPVAPWMFGAAGREHMRQYGSTAEHFAKIGYKNHKHSVNNPYAQFQEPYTLDDILAAKMISDPLTKLQCSPTSDGSGAAIVASEGFVDRHGLAGQAVEIVGQAMTTDFASTFDGSAKSLIGHDMNVQAAQRVYDQSGLGPEDFQVIELHDCFSANELLLYEALGLCGPGEAPKLIDNGDTTYGGRWVVNPSGGLISKGHPLGATGLAQCAELTWQLRGTADKRQVAGVTAALQHNIGLGGAAVVTAYQRAER; this is encoded by the coding sequence ATGTCCAACAAGGTTTACGTCGTCGGCGTCGGCATGACGAAGTTCGAGAAGCCCGGCCGCCGCGAGGGCTGGGACTACCCGGACATGGCCAGGGAGTCGGGCACCAACGCGCTGGCCGACGCCGGCATCGACTACCGCGAGGTGCAGCAGGGCTACGTCGGATATGTCGCCGGCGATTCCACGTCCGGGCAGCGCGCGCTCTACGAGCTGGGCATGACCGGGATCCCGATCGTCAACGTCAACAACAACTGCTCCACCGGCTCGACGGCGCTGTTCCTGGCGGCCCAGGCCGTCCGCGGCGGGATCGTCGACTGCGCCCTCGCGCTCGGCTTCGAGAAGATGCAGCCCGGCTCGCTGGGCGGCGGCTTCCAGGACCGCGAATCGCCGATGGGCAAGCACGTCAAGGCGATGGCCGAGATCGACGAGTTCGCGATGCCCGTCGCGCCGTGGATGTTCGGCGCCGCCGGCCGCGAGCACATGAGGCAATACGGCAGCACCGCAGAGCATTTCGCCAAGATCGGCTACAAGAATCACAAGCACTCCGTCAACAACCCCTACGCGCAGTTCCAGGAGCCCTACACCCTCGACGACATCCTGGCGGCGAAGATGATCTCCGACCCGCTGACCAAGCTGCAGTGTTCGCCGACGTCGGACGGGTCGGGCGCGGCGATCGTGGCCTCGGAGGGCTTCGTCGACCGCCACGGGCTGGCCGGTCAGGCGGTGGAGATCGTCGGCCAGGCCATGACGACCGATTTCGCGTCGACGTTCGACGGCAGCGCCAAGAGCCTCATCGGCCACGACATGAATGTCCAAGCGGCGCAACGGGTCTACGACCAGTCCGGGCTGGGTCCCGAGGACTTCCAGGTGATCGAGCTGCACGACTGCTTCTCGGCCAACGAGCTGCTGCTCTACGAGGCCCTCGGCCTGTGCGGCCCAGGCGAGGCCCCCAAGCTGATCGACAACGGCGACACCACCTACGGCGGGCGCTGGGTCGTCAACCCGTCCGGCGGCCTGATCTCCAAGGGCCACCCGTTGGGCGCGACCGGGCTGGCGCAGTGCGCCGAACTGACCTGGCAGCTGCGGGGGACCGCCGACAAGCGCCAGGTCGCGGGCGTCACCGCCGCGCTGCAGCACAACATCGGGCTGGGCGGCGCCGCCGTCGTGACCGCGTACCAGCGGGCCGAGCGCTAA
- the truB gene encoding tRNA pseudouridine(55) synthase TruB, which yields MSGLVVVDKPAGMTSHDVVARCRRVFSTRRVGHAGTLDPMATGVLVIGVNRATKILGLLSGASKSYAATVRLGQTTSTDDAEGELLQSVSASGVTGEAIAAAVDGLRGDIEQVPSAVSAIKVGGRRAYRLVREGHAVELAARPVRIDRFDVLDVRAHDRLVDVDVEVDCSSGTYIRALARDLGAALGVGGHLTSLRRTRVGRFGLDRARSLDDLAAEPRLTWTLDEACLLMFPRRDLTADEAQATSHGRSLSAAGIDGVYAAADADGRVIALLRDEGSLTKPVVVIRPATL from the coding sequence ATGAGCGGTTTGGTGGTCGTCGACAAGCCGGCCGGAATGACCAGTCACGACGTCGTGGCGCGCTGCCGCCGCGTCTTTTCCACCCGCCGGGTCGGCCACGCCGGCACGCTGGACCCGATGGCCACCGGCGTGCTGGTGATCGGCGTCAACCGTGCCACCAAGATCCTCGGCCTGCTGAGCGGGGCCTCGAAGTCGTACGCCGCGACCGTCCGCCTGGGCCAGACCACGTCCACCGACGACGCCGAAGGTGAACTGCTGCAATCTGTTTCGGCGTCGGGTGTGACGGGCGAGGCGATCGCCGCCGCGGTGGACGGGCTGCGCGGCGACATCGAGCAGGTGCCGTCGGCGGTCAGCGCGATCAAGGTGGGCGGCCGCCGCGCGTATCGGTTGGTCCGCGAGGGCCACGCCGTCGAGCTGGCGGCCCGGCCGGTGCGCATCGACCGCTTCGACGTGCTGGATGTCCGCGCCCACGACCGGCTCGTGGACGTCGACGTCGAGGTCGACTGCTCGTCGGGGACCTACATCCGCGCGCTGGCCCGCGATCTCGGCGCCGCGCTCGGGGTGGGCGGGCACCTGACGTCGTTGCGGCGCACCCGCGTCGGCCGCTTCGGGCTGGACCGGGCGCGCTCGCTCGACGACCTGGCCGCGGAGCCCCGGCTGACCTGGACCCTGGACGAGGCGTGCCTGCTGATGTTCCCCCGCCGCGACCTGACCGCCGACGAGGCGCAGGCGACCAGCCACGGCCGGTCCCTTTCCGCGGCGGGCATCGACGGCGTCTACGCGGCCGCCGACGCCGACGGCCGGGTGATCGCGCTGCTGCGCGACGAGGGTTCGCTGACCAAGCCGGTGGTGGTGATCCGCCCGGCGACGCTGTAG